A genomic segment from Idiomarina piscisalsi encodes:
- the metJ gene encoding met regulon transcriptional regulator MetJ has protein sequence MKWNGEYIYPYAEHGLKSQQVKKVTVSIPTRVLKVLTDERTRRQVNNLRHATNSELLCEAFLHAFTGQPLPTDDDLKKTNSEKIPKAVRDELEKRGLPIPTDDELDD, from the coding sequence ATGAAGTGGAACGGTGAATACATCTACCCATACGCTGAGCACGGTCTTAAGAGCCAACAGGTAAAAAAAGTGACGGTGTCTATTCCGACCCGTGTACTGAAAGTTCTTACGGATGAGCGAACTCGCCGTCAGGTCAACAATTTGCGCCATGCTACCAACAGTGAGTTGCTCTGTGAGGCATTTTTACACGCTTTTACGGGGCAACCGCTACCCACCGATGATGACTTGAAAAAGACAAACTCGGAGAAAATACCAAAAGCGGTGCGAGATGAGCTGGAAAAACGTGGTTTGCCCATCCCCACCGACGACGAATTAGACGATTAA
- a CDS encoding malic enzyme-like NAD(P)-binding protein encodes MTDFRQQALDYHEYPTPGKISVELTTPAETSKDLALAYSPGVAEPVREIAQDPDNAYRYTAKGNIVAVISNGTAILGLGNLGPLASKPVMEGKALLFKRFAGLDSIDIEVSHRTTQDFINTVANIADTFGGINLEDIKAPECFEIEQALIERCNVPVFHDDQHGTAIVTAAGMLNALEIQGKKLADSLIVCLGAGAAAIACMELLIKCGAQREHIYMLDSKGVIHTRRDDLNEYKQLFANNTDKRTLKDVIDGADIFVGVSGPDLLSPEELKLMAPNPVIFACSNPDPEIKPEVAKEARDDLIMGTGRSDYPNQVNNVLCFPFMFRGALDVRATAINDEMKVAAVEAIRQLAKEEVPESVLKGAGEKSLSFGRDYIIPKPIDPRLCQRVARAVAEAAVKSGVAKIDMPENYMMD; translated from the coding sequence ATGACTGACTTTCGCCAACAGGCACTGGACTACCACGAATACCCAACCCCCGGAAAAATTTCCGTCGAACTAACAACCCCTGCTGAAACCAGCAAAGACTTAGCATTAGCCTATAGCCCTGGCGTCGCAGAGCCCGTTCGCGAGATAGCTCAAGACCCTGACAACGCCTATCGCTATACCGCAAAGGGCAATATAGTTGCGGTTATATCTAACGGCACCGCCATTCTTGGTTTAGGTAACTTAGGTCCGCTCGCCTCGAAGCCGGTTATGGAAGGGAAGGCACTGTTGTTCAAACGTTTTGCAGGTTTGGACTCCATTGATATCGAAGTTAGTCACCGCACCACACAGGACTTTATCAATACCGTGGCTAATATTGCCGATACCTTCGGTGGTATTAATTTAGAAGACATTAAAGCACCCGAGTGCTTTGAGATTGAACAGGCGCTGATTGAACGCTGCAACGTCCCGGTTTTTCATGACGACCAACACGGTACCGCTATTGTCACCGCTGCCGGTATGCTCAATGCACTGGAAATTCAGGGTAAAAAACTGGCTGACTCACTCATTGTTTGTTTAGGTGCCGGGGCTGCCGCTATCGCTTGTATGGAGTTGTTGATTAAATGCGGTGCGCAGCGCGAACACATTTATATGCTGGACTCAAAAGGCGTGATTCATACCCGCCGCGACGACTTAAACGAGTACAAGCAACTGTTTGCAAACAACACCGACAAGCGCACGTTAAAAGACGTTATTGACGGTGCCGATATTTTTGTTGGCGTGTCCGGCCCTGACTTGTTAAGCCCGGAAGAACTAAAGCTCATGGCGCCAAACCCGGTCATATTTGCCTGCTCTAACCCCGACCCTGAAATTAAACCTGAAGTGGCGAAAGAGGCGCGGGATGATCTCATCATGGGGACAGGTCGCTCGGACTATCCAAACCAGGTGAATAACGTGCTTTGCTTCCCGTTCATGTTCCGTGGCGCGCTGGATGTCCGCGCAACGGCAATTAATGACGAAATGAAAGTGGCGGCGGTAGAAGCCATTCGTCAATTGGCCAAAGAAGAAGTGCCAGAATCCGTGTTAAAAGGTGCGGGCGAAAAATCACTCAGCTTTGGCAGAGATTACATTATTCCTAAGCCTATTGATCCGCGCTTGTGCCAACGTGTTGCCCGCGCGGTGGCAGAGGCAGCAGTGAAGTCCGGCGTTGCCAAAATCGACATGCCGGAAAATTACATGATGGATTAA
- the rpmE gene encoding 50S ribosomal protein L31, with amino-acid sequence MKQGIHPKYEAINVTCSCGNKFETRSTRTEDLLVDVCSECHPFYTGKQRVMDTGGRVDKFKKRFGTLGKK; translated from the coding sequence ATGAAACAAGGTATTCATCCTAAGTACGAAGCAATTAACGTAACTTGCTCTTGCGGCAATAAATTTGAAACGCGTTCAACTCGCACTGAAGACTTGCTGGTTGACGTATGTTCAGAGTGCCACCCGTTCTACACTGGTAAGCAACGTGTAATGGACACTGGCGGTCGTGTTGACAAATTTAAGAAGCGTTTCGGTACTTTGGGCAAGAAATAA
- the priA gene encoding primosomal protein N' produces the protein MTQASTSGERRYKIALPLPLRQTYDYLCKSPDPLQQGVRVRVPFGQRQLVGYVVNEANDPAPKFELKYVKAVLDQQRIFPDDVWQLVNWAADYYHHSLGDAAANSLPVLLRKGDAPEYLTETFYALTDLGLAQSINELKGATRQQQVLAALKHQPLRRSDLSDIGVSSAVLRTLQDKGWITVQERAPKKPKDWRNQETVLREDGHALNTEQAVAVSTINQQSQHSTLLLEGVTGSGKTEVYLQAMQPVLERGEQVLVLVPEIGLTPQTLQRFKERFDVPVVMLHSAMSDRERLNTWLDAKRGHAAIVIGTRSAVFTPCQKLGLIVVDEEHDLSYKQQDGFRYHARDLATKRAALLDIPLVLGSATASLETLNNAVSKRFHWLKLGQRAGGAKMVKHELIDLKQQSIKAGISKALQEQIQTEIERGNQVLLFLNRRGFAPALMCHECGWLAQCHRCDAYYTVHKTHQQLQCHHCGSQQRIPRQCGSCGSPQLISHGVGTEQLEHTLKDLFPGRGVLRIDRDSTRRKGQLDEYLQRATNNEYPLLVGTQMLAKGHHFPNVTLVALLDVDGALYSADFRAAERLGQLYTQVAGRAGREHKAGKVVLQTHHPEHELIQDLLNNGYSHFALTALAERQQSELPPFSYLALFRAEATDRDAVIQAMTQIQQLMPDVEGAFLLGPMPALMERKAGRYRYQLLLHCSSRKLRFQLIEHLLPQINALPLLKKVRWSLDIDPQDFS, from the coding sequence ATGACGCAAGCCAGTACCAGCGGTGAACGGCGCTATAAAATCGCGTTGCCGCTACCTCTTCGACAAACGTACGATTATCTGTGCAAAAGCCCCGACCCTTTGCAGCAGGGCGTGCGCGTGCGTGTGCCCTTTGGTCAACGCCAACTTGTTGGTTATGTCGTGAATGAAGCCAATGACCCTGCGCCTAAGTTTGAGCTGAAGTACGTAAAAGCAGTGCTTGATCAACAGCGTATTTTTCCCGATGACGTGTGGCAGCTCGTGAATTGGGCAGCAGACTACTATCATCATTCTCTCGGTGATGCGGCGGCAAATAGCCTACCGGTGCTGTTACGTAAAGGCGATGCGCCGGAATATCTGACAGAAACCTTCTATGCGCTGACCGACTTAGGGTTGGCGCAGTCCATTAACGAATTAAAAGGCGCGACACGTCAGCAACAGGTATTGGCAGCATTAAAACATCAACCTTTAAGACGCAGTGACTTAAGCGATATTGGCGTAAGCTCAGCGGTGCTCAGAACGTTGCAGGACAAAGGCTGGATAACGGTTCAGGAGCGAGCACCTAAAAAACCAAAAGACTGGCGCAATCAAGAAACGGTATTGCGAGAAGACGGTCATGCGTTAAATACGGAGCAGGCGGTAGCGGTTTCAACCATCAACCAACAGAGTCAGCACAGTACGCTGTTGCTTGAGGGGGTAACAGGCAGCGGTAAAACAGAAGTGTATTTACAGGCCATGCAGCCGGTGCTGGAGCGTGGTGAACAAGTGTTGGTATTGGTGCCGGAAATTGGTCTGACACCGCAGACTTTGCAACGCTTTAAAGAGCGCTTCGATGTGCCCGTGGTGATGCTGCATTCCGCTATGAGCGATCGTGAGCGCTTGAATACCTGGCTGGATGCAAAGCGCGGTCATGCTGCTATTGTTATTGGCACCCGTTCGGCGGTGTTTACCCCCTGCCAGAAGCTGGGTCTCATTGTTGTGGATGAAGAGCATGACTTGTCTTACAAACAGCAGGACGGCTTCCGTTACCACGCTCGGGACTTAGCCACAAAGCGTGCGGCGCTTTTAGACATACCACTGGTATTGGGCAGTGCGACAGCTTCGTTAGAAACGCTGAATAATGCGGTGAGTAAGCGCTTCCACTGGCTTAAGCTGGGGCAACGGGCCGGCGGCGCGAAAATGGTTAAGCACGAGCTTATCGACCTAAAGCAGCAATCAATAAAAGCCGGTATTTCAAAAGCGTTGCAGGAGCAAATTCAAACCGAAATTGAGCGTGGCAACCAGGTATTATTGTTTTTAAACCGCCGAGGTTTTGCACCGGCGCTGATGTGTCATGAATGCGGTTGGTTGGCGCAGTGTCATCGTTGTGACGCTTATTATACGGTACATAAGACACACCAGCAGTTGCAGTGTCACCATTGTGGTAGCCAGCAGCGAATACCACGACAATGCGGTTCGTGTGGATCGCCGCAGCTTATCTCACACGGTGTTGGAACCGAGCAACTGGAACATACGTTAAAAGACTTGTTCCCGGGGCGCGGAGTCTTGCGTATTGACCGGGACTCCACACGTCGCAAAGGCCAGCTTGACGAGTACCTGCAAAGAGCCACCAATAACGAATACCCGCTGCTGGTAGGTACGCAAATGCTGGCAAAAGGGCATCATTTTCCCAATGTCACCCTGGTCGCTTTGCTGGACGTTGATGGCGCGTTATACAGTGCCGACTTTCGAGCCGCAGAGCGACTGGGGCAACTGTATACGCAAGTCGCCGGACGCGCCGGACGAGAACATAAAGCGGGCAAGGTGGTGTTGCAGACTCACCATCCGGAGCACGAGCTCATTCAGGACTTGCTTAATAACGGGTATTCGCACTTTGCGTTAACCGCCCTCGCGGAACGCCAGCAAAGCGAGCTGCCGCCCTTTTCGTATTTGGCATTATTTCGGGCGGAAGCGACCGATCGCGACGCGGTGATACAAGCAATGACTCAAATTCAGCAGTTAATGCCCGACGTTGAAGGGGCCTTCTTGTTGGGTCCAATGCCGGCACTAATGGAACGTAAAGCTGGTCGTTACCGGTATCAATTGCTGTTACATTGTTCTTCGCGAAAACTACGCTTTCAGCTTATTGAGCACTTGCTGCCGCAAATTAACGCGTTGCCATTATTGAAAAAAGTCCGCTGGTCGCTGGATATTGACCCACAAGACTTTAGCTGA
- the argS gene encoding arginine--tRNA ligase yields the protein MKEQLEQLLAEAIGQLKAQDTLPDDLPVNIKLDRPRDKSHGDFATNLALMLAKPAKSNPRQLAEAIIEAIPENTLLAKTDIAGPGFINFTISQDQLKDQLSAMFSSDRLNVDVADNSETIVIDYSSPNLAKEMHVGHLRSAIIGDAVSRVSEFLGHKVIRQNHVGDWGTQFGMLLAYMEALDNQSAEYELSNLETFYKAAKQRFDESEEFADRARQLVVKLQSGDEYCLKLWNQFIDVSLSHCQDVYDRLGVKLTRDDVMAESAYNDKLPGVIEHLKEKGLLTEDQGAQCVFLDEFKGKEDEPLPIIVQKKGGGYLYATTDLAAIEYRQKVLGGDHLMYFVDARQSLHFDQIFTLARKAGFVEGDIKLDHYGFGTVMGKDGKPYKSRDGGVTKLADLLDEAERRALELLQQKTTDLTEEEQQRVAEVVGISSVKYADLSKNRTSDYIFDWDHMLTFEGNTAPYLLYAFTRVNSIFYRLGETGFDESADFILDDERELALANQLVRFNEVLVQVQNKAMPHFLCGYLFDLAGRFSSFYEACPILNQEDESLRNSRLKLARLTANVLKQGLDLLGIPTLEKM from the coding sequence ATGAAAGAACAACTGGAACAGTTACTGGCCGAAGCGATTGGTCAACTTAAAGCACAGGACACTTTGCCTGATGATCTCCCGGTAAATATTAAGTTGGACCGTCCACGAGACAAATCGCACGGTGATTTTGCGACGAACCTCGCACTGATGTTGGCGAAGCCTGCTAAGTCGAACCCGCGTCAGTTAGCCGAAGCCATTATTGAGGCGATTCCAGAAAATACGTTGCTGGCAAAAACCGATATTGCCGGACCGGGTTTTATTAATTTCACGATTTCACAAGACCAGTTGAAAGATCAGCTGAGCGCGATGTTCAGTAGCGACCGCCTGAACGTCGATGTTGCAGATAACAGCGAAACCATTGTTATTGATTATTCGTCGCCGAATTTGGCGAAAGAGATGCACGTTGGTCATTTACGTTCAGCCATTATCGGCGACGCAGTGTCTCGGGTCAGCGAGTTTTTAGGGCATAAAGTCATTCGTCAAAACCATGTCGGCGACTGGGGTACTCAGTTTGGTATGTTGCTGGCGTACATGGAAGCGCTGGACAACCAGTCAGCAGAGTACGAACTGAGCAACCTGGAAACTTTCTACAAAGCGGCGAAACAACGTTTCGATGAAAGTGAAGAATTTGCCGATCGCGCACGCCAGTTGGTGGTGAAGCTGCAGTCTGGCGACGAGTATTGCCTGAAGCTTTGGAACCAGTTTATTGATGTATCTCTCAGCCATTGTCAGGACGTTTATGACCGTTTAGGCGTTAAGTTAACGCGCGACGATGTCATGGCAGAAAGTGCTTACAACGATAAGCTGCCGGGTGTAATTGAACACCTGAAAGAAAAAGGACTGCTGACCGAGGATCAGGGCGCACAGTGTGTGTTCTTGGACGAGTTTAAAGGCAAAGAAGATGAGCCGTTGCCGATTATCGTGCAGAAAAAAGGCGGTGGCTATTTGTATGCCACTACGGACTTAGCGGCTATTGAATACCGCCAAAAAGTATTAGGCGGCGACCACCTGATGTACTTTGTCGACGCGCGTCAGTCGTTGCACTTTGACCAGATTTTTACGCTGGCTCGCAAAGCCGGTTTTGTCGAAGGCGATATTAAACTGGACCATTACGGTTTCGGAACCGTTATGGGCAAAGACGGTAAGCCATACAAAAGCCGTGATGGCGGTGTGACTAAGCTGGCCGACTTGCTGGACGAAGCCGAGCGCCGGGCGCTGGAATTACTGCAGCAAAAGACGACGGATTTAACGGAAGAAGAGCAACAGCGCGTTGCGGAAGTGGTCGGTATTAGCTCAGTGAAGTACGCTGACTTATCGAAAAACCGTACCAGCGATTACATTTTCGACTGGGATCACATGCTGACTTTCGAAGGAAATACGGCTCCGTATTTGTTGTATGCCTTTACCCGCGTCAACAGCATTTTTTATCGTCTGGGTGAAACCGGTTTTGATGAAAGTGCCGACTTCATTTTAGACGACGAGCGAGAGCTGGCATTAGCGAATCAGCTGGTGCGTTTCAACGAAGTGTTGGTGCAGGTTCAGAACAAAGCCATGCCGCACTTTTTATGCGGTTACCTGTTTGATCTTGCCGGTCGTTTCTCAAGTTTCTACGAAGCTTGTCCAATTTTGAATCAGGAAGATGAATCACTTCGTAACAGTCGTTTGAAGTTAGCACGGTTAACGGCCAATGTGCTGAAGCAGGGCTTAGATTTACTGGGTATTCCAACGCTGGAGAAAATGTAG
- a CDS encoding SPOR domain-containing protein, translating into MDYANRKPKQNKRKPSKKKGSSKKTQRGAKPVNDRQPVPWAIVVIAIAIIAGFVYFLVSISGKSEEQTNQPEVQAPPADLLPEKSAERWRYIEELESKEVEVDVPEREVGPPKLMQCGSFRQQSDAERLRAQIAMAGLESQVRATEGNNGLWYRVILGPYETKRDAERDRHKLQRNQVFGCAIWNWNID; encoded by the coding sequence ATGGACTACGCGAATCGTAAGCCGAAGCAAAATAAGCGCAAGCCGTCGAAGAAAAAAGGCAGTAGTAAGAAAACGCAACGTGGCGCCAAGCCGGTTAACGACAGACAGCCAGTGCCCTGGGCTATCGTGGTTATCGCGATCGCTATCATTGCTGGCTTTGTCTATTTTCTGGTGTCGATTAGCGGCAAGTCTGAGGAGCAGACCAACCAGCCAGAAGTACAGGCACCACCGGCGGACTTGCTTCCGGAGAAGTCAGCTGAGCGCTGGCGCTATATTGAAGAGCTGGAAAGCAAAGAAGTCGAAGTGGACGTGCCTGAACGCGAAGTGGGACCGCCTAAGCTTATGCAGTGTGGCTCATTCCGTCAGCAGTCAGACGCTGAACGTTTGCGTGCCCAAATTGCGATGGCGGGGTTAGAGTCACAAGTTCGCGCCACCGAAGGCAATAACGGCTTGTGGTATCGCGTTATTCTGGGTCCTTATGAAACCAAACGTGATGCGGAACGCGATCGCCATAAGTTGCAGCGTAATCAGGTATTTGGCTGCGCCATATGGAACTGGAACATCGATTAG
- the hslV gene encoding ATP-dependent protease subunit HslV gives MTTIVSVRRGDKVVIGGDGQVSLGNTVMKGNARKVRRLYNDQVLAGFAGGTADAFTLFERFEAKLEQHQGNLMRAAVELAKDWRTDRALRRLEALLAVADKESSLIITGNGDVVQPENDLIAIGSGGPFAQSAARALLENTDLNARDIVEKSLTIAGDICVYTNGNQTIEEQESIVEDKTAKGKS, from the coding sequence TTGACTACTATCGTATCGGTACGCCGCGGTGACAAAGTTGTCATTGGTGGTGATGGCCAGGTTTCACTTGGCAACACTGTAATGAAAGGCAATGCACGCAAAGTTCGTCGTCTCTACAACGACCAGGTTTTGGCTGGTTTTGCCGGCGGCACGGCGGATGCTTTTACCTTATTTGAACGTTTTGAAGCGAAGCTGGAACAGCACCAGGGCAACCTGATGCGTGCGGCTGTCGAGTTGGCAAAAGATTGGCGCACCGACAGAGCGTTGAGACGCCTGGAAGCCTTGCTGGCGGTTGCGGACAAAGAGTCCTCCTTAATCATTACCGGGAACGGAGATGTCGTGCAACCGGAAAATGACCTTATTGCGATCGGCTCGGGTGGTCCGTTTGCCCAGTCTGCCGCCCGCGCTTTATTAGAAAATACAGACTTAAACGCTCGCGACATAGTGGAGAAGTCACTGACCATAGCGGGTGATATATGCGTTTACACCAACGGCAATCAAACCATTGAAGAGCAAGAGTCGATTGTCGAAGACAAGACAGCTAAGGGGAAAAGTTAA
- the hslU gene encoding ATP-dependent protease ATPase subunit HslU: protein MSEMTPREIVDELNRHIIGQDNAKKAVAVALRNRWRRMQLDDDLRQEVTPKNILMIGPTGVGKTEIARRLAKLAKAPFIKVEATKFTEVGYVGKEIESIIKDLTDVAVKQTREEMMQRVRYRAEEAAEERILDVLLPPAKTANQSGWAQQEEKTESEEQRGTRQVFRKKLREGQLDDKEIEIDLAMPQMGVEIMAPPGMEEMTSQLQNMFQNMGSEKTKARKMRIKDAYKQLVEEEAAKLLNPDDVKEAAIESVEQNGIVFLDEIDKICKRGDTSGPDVSREGVQRDLLPLVEGTTVNTKHGMIKTDHILFIASGAFQMSKPSDLIPELQGRLPIRVELEALTSGDFVRILTEPSASLTTQYHALLNTEGVEVNFTEDGIQRIAEVAFHVNETTENIGARRLHTVLERLMEEISFNATDHSGEKLTVDAAYVDEHVGQLSQDEDLSRFIL from the coding sequence ATGTCTGAGATGACCCCAAGAGAAATCGTTGATGAATTGAACCGCCATATTATTGGTCAGGACAATGCAAAAAAAGCGGTGGCAGTGGCGTTAAGAAATCGCTGGCGCCGCATGCAGCTCGATGATGACCTGCGTCAGGAAGTGACGCCTAAAAACATTTTGATGATTGGCCCAACGGGTGTGGGTAAAACTGAAATTGCCCGCCGCTTAGCGAAGTTGGCAAAGGCGCCTTTTATTAAAGTGGAAGCGACCAAATTCACCGAAGTGGGTTACGTCGGTAAAGAGATTGAGTCCATTATTAAAGACTTAACTGATGTAGCGGTGAAGCAAACGCGCGAAGAAATGATGCAGCGTGTGCGCTACCGTGCGGAAGAAGCGGCAGAAGAACGTATTCTGGACGTGCTGTTGCCGCCGGCTAAAACCGCGAATCAATCGGGTTGGGCGCAGCAGGAAGAAAAGACTGAAAGTGAAGAGCAGCGCGGTACGCGCCAGGTGTTCCGCAAGAAGCTACGCGAAGGCCAGTTGGACGACAAAGAAATTGAAATTGATTTAGCCATGCCGCAAATGGGTGTTGAAATTATGGCGCCACCGGGTATGGAAGAAATGACGTCTCAGCTACAAAACATGTTCCAGAACATGGGTAGCGAGAAGACCAAAGCGCGCAAAATGCGCATAAAAGACGCTTACAAACAGCTGGTTGAAGAAGAAGCGGCCAAGCTTTTGAACCCCGATGACGTGAAAGAAGCCGCTATTGAGTCGGTTGAGCAGAACGGCATTGTCTTTTTAGACGAGATTGACAAAATTTGTAAGCGTGGCGACACCAGTGGTCCGGATGTTTCGCGGGAAGGCGTGCAGCGTGACCTGTTGCCGTTGGTTGAAGGTACGACGGTAAACACCAAGCACGGCATGATTAAAACCGACCATATTCTGTTTATTGCCTCTGGTGCTTTCCAGATGAGCAAGCCGTCGGATTTAATCCCTGAGTTGCAGGGGCGCTTGCCTATTCGGGTAGAGCTTGAAGCATTAACCAGCGGTGACTTTGTTCGCATTCTGACTGAGCCAAGCGCCTCGCTAACAACGCAGTATCATGCGTTATTAAACACCGAGGGTGTTGAGGTGAACTTTACCGAAGACGGTATTCAACGCATTGCGGAAGTGGCTTTCCACGTGAACGAAACGACCGAAAACATCGGTGCACGTCGTTTACACACGGTGCTGGAGCGTTTAATGGAAGAAATTTCATTCAATGCAACCGACCACAGTGGTGAGAAATTGACGGTCGATGCGGCCTACGTAGATGAACACGTTGGGCAGCTGTCACAAGATGAAGACTTGAGTCGCTTCATCCTGTAA
- a CDS encoding putative bifunctional diguanylate cyclase/phosphodiesterase → MPQLDLITSLAIESFTHTIQALLLLGFAMLLLYYHNFYRHDYLRYWSFACFAFGPSEFIRALTAGSAMVDPESTLGWSSGLQGIALTLQYLAISFIGLGASSAVFNNKPKQYWLYVAYAVSLLGGIISYFWLEPSISYISSTVNAGFMRFLVTGLALFTIGVFMWRRLGSGVGPKLVSAGFLSIGVKNFIVLYGMYSISGNALDWLLSFQALFTVIIIAIVLVGVIIWLLESERNTAVRAIQRAEYLHTHDALTGVSNRDQLVSKIPLFIEYCRSNNRHLTVMLVGISRFKVVNENFGIRGGDQVLKEVARRLQNFYKQPLTVARISGDVFAVAFDHLKSRNRIKDLAVEIQNRIAEPIEINDETVNIVAGVGISRYPQHGTRSELLINKATIALTQSKESHQPKATFYERGMDEMYSHLVDMEPVLRKAMSDNEFQLYLQPQFDFDHQQLCGFEALIRWQHPERGLLSPVEFLPYIEQLGLSAELDDWVLNEAANILMHWKRLFGMCWPIAVNLSAPQFQHFQLIEKMERLQKEYGIEPEWLELEITENVAMSDLHNGMSVVQRLREMGYGIAIDDFGTGHSSLAYLRSLPINKIKIDRSFVSELQQSNNDVTILKAMIRLAHGLGKRVIAEGIETEEQQDILQKLGCDMMQGYFYSPPMRQQFAEQFIERQIQSNKKPLRPEAVAAY, encoded by the coding sequence ATGCCTCAGCTCGATTTGATCACTAGTCTGGCCATAGAATCCTTTACTCATACGATACAAGCATTGCTTTTGTTGGGTTTCGCGATGCTGCTTCTGTATTATCATAATTTTTATCGACATGATTACCTACGTTATTGGTCATTCGCCTGTTTTGCATTTGGTCCCAGTGAGTTCATTCGAGCACTGACCGCCGGCAGTGCTATGGTCGACCCTGAGTCTACTCTCGGATGGTCCAGCGGCTTACAAGGCATAGCCCTTACGCTACAATACCTCGCTATTAGTTTTATTGGCTTGGGTGCTAGCTCTGCCGTTTTTAATAACAAACCGAAGCAATATTGGCTTTATGTTGCTTACGCGGTCTCTTTGCTCGGCGGTATTATTTCGTATTTCTGGCTAGAACCTTCTATTAGTTACATCTCCAGTACTGTTAATGCCGGCTTTATGCGGTTCTTAGTCACTGGTCTTGCTTTATTCACTATCGGCGTATTCATGTGGCGTCGTCTCGGCTCAGGCGTGGGGCCTAAGTTAGTGTCTGCTGGCTTTTTAAGCATCGGTGTCAAAAACTTCATCGTACTTTACGGTATGTACTCCATTAGCGGCAACGCGCTGGACTGGCTATTAAGCTTCCAGGCGCTGTTCACCGTTATTATCATTGCCATAGTCTTGGTTGGAGTCATCATTTGGCTACTTGAATCAGAGCGCAACACAGCCGTTCGCGCTATTCAACGCGCTGAATACCTGCATACGCACGATGCTCTGACCGGTGTGTCAAATCGTGACCAGCTGGTTAGTAAAATTCCATTATTCATTGAATACTGTCGCAGTAATAATCGCCATTTAACGGTCATGCTGGTCGGTATTAGCCGCTTTAAGGTTGTGAACGAGAACTTCGGTATTCGTGGCGGTGACCAAGTACTAAAAGAAGTTGCCAGACGTCTGCAGAACTTTTACAAACAACCACTGACTGTCGCTCGTATTAGCGGTGATGTTTTTGCCGTCGCTTTTGACCACTTGAAAAGCCGCAACCGCATTAAAGACTTGGCGGTTGAAATCCAAAACCGCATTGCAGAACCTATTGAAATCAATGATGAAACCGTCAATATTGTCGCCGGCGTTGGTATCTCACGTTACCCACAACATGGAACCCGATCAGAACTACTGATCAATAAAGCCACTATCGCACTAACGCAGTCGAAAGAGTCACATCAACCCAAAGCCACCTTTTACGAGCGTGGTATGGACGAAATGTATTCACACTTAGTGGATATGGAGCCGGTGCTGCGTAAAGCGATGAGCGACAACGAGTTTCAGCTATATCTTCAGCCCCAGTTCGACTTTGATCATCAACAACTGTGCGGGTTTGAAGCGCTCATTCGATGGCAGCACCCTGAACGCGGCCTGCTTAGCCCTGTCGAGTTTTTGCCGTACATTGAACAGCTTGGACTTTCAGCAGAATTAGATGACTGGGTGTTAAATGAAGCCGCCAATATATTGATGCACTGGAAACGTTTGTTCGGTATGTGTTGGCCCATCGCCGTTAATTTATCAGCGCCGCAATTCCAGCACTTCCAGCTCATAGAGAAAATGGAGCGCCTGCAAAAAGAATACGGTATTGAACCCGAGTGGCTGGAACTCGAAATTACTGAAAATGTTGCTATGTCTGACTTACACAATGGTATGAGTGTGGTTCAGCGACTGCGTGAAATGGGCTACGGTATCGCCATTGATGACTTTGGGACAGGGCATTCTTCATTGGCCTACTTGCGCTCATTGCCTATCAATAAAATCAAAATTGACCGCAGTTTTGTCAGTGAACTTCAGCAAAGCAATAACGATGTAACCATCCTAAAAGCCATGATTCGTTTGGCTCACGGTTTGGGCAAGCGAGTCATTGCTGAAGGCATTGAGACCGAAGAGCAGCAGGATATTTTGCAAAAGCTTGGCTGTGACATGATGCAGGGCTACTTCTACTCGCCGCCGATGCGTCAACAATTTGCCGAGCAATTTATTGAACGCCAAATTCAAAGCAATAAAAAACCGCTACGACCCGAGGCAGTAGCGGCTTATTAA